The Cylindrospermopsis curvispora GIHE-G1 genome contains a region encoding:
- a CDS encoding ABC exporter membrane fusion protein — translation MKRLILLVLAVATVSGGVATYTFNHSTNASSATSGEVEETLPTPTLVTALGRLEPETPVIKLSAPLALDGDRVKKILLQEGDGVKAGQVIAILDSQDKLQSAVERAQKQVKVAQAKLKQIQSGAKPGEIQSQKANVEKLKAEYEGNKNAYIQTIARIEAQWQGDRTAQEANIRQLAAELKNAKSEYQRYQQLYSQGAVSNSLIDSKRLNVETSEQKLTEARAILERINTTASKQLAEARVQLNRISSTSAKQIRAAEETLNSIADVRSVDVNLAKTELESAVSVLNSAKTDLESAFIRAPMSGRILKIHTRAGEKITASGIADFAQTEKMSVVAEVYQTDINRVKIGQKARIMSPTLSEKLEGNVIQIGLQVNRQNVFSNQPGENLDSRVVEVKIRLTPEDSKKVAGLTNLQVQTAIEL, via the coding sequence TTGAAAAGACTAATTCTGTTGGTTTTAGCAGTAGCCACCGTCAGTGGAGGAGTTGCTACCTATACTTTCAATCATTCTACCAACGCCAGTAGTGCTACGAGTGGGGAAGTGGAGGAAACTTTGCCCACTCCCACTTTGGTAACAGCATTGGGGAGATTGGAACCGGAAACACCAGTGATTAAATTGTCTGCACCCCTAGCACTAGATGGGGACAGGGTGAAAAAAATCCTCCTTCAAGAGGGCGATGGGGTCAAAGCAGGTCAGGTAATTGCCATATTAGATTCCCAGGATAAATTACAAAGTGCCGTTGAAAGGGCGCAAAAACAAGTAAAAGTTGCTCAAGCTAAATTGAAGCAAATTCAATCAGGTGCTAAACCGGGAGAGATTCAGTCACAAAAAGCGAATGTAGAAAAGTTAAAGGCAGAGTATGAAGGCAACAAGAATGCTTACATACAAACTATTGCTAGGATAGAAGCCCAATGGCAAGGTGATAGAACTGCTCAGGAAGCAAATATTCGACAATTGGCTGCGGAACTGAAAAATGCTAAATCGGAATATCAACGTTATCAACAGTTATATTCCCAAGGAGCAGTTTCTAATTCTTTAATTGACAGTAAACGGTTAAATGTGGAGACCAGCGAACAAAAATTAACCGAAGCTAGGGCGATTTTGGAACGGATTAATACCACCGCTAGTAAACAACTGGCGGAAGCTAGGGTACAACTGAATAGAATTAGTAGCACTAGTGCGAAACAAATTAGGGCAGCTGAGGAAACACTAAATAGCATTGCTGACGTTCGTTCTGTAGATGTGAATTTAGCCAAAACAGAACTTGAAAGTGCTGTTTCAGTTCTTAACAGTGCTAAGACCGACCTGGAATCAGCTTTTATTCGTGCCCCTATGAGTGGTAGAATTCTGAAAATTCATACTCGTGCGGGTGAGAAAATTACCGCATCAGGTATTGCGGATTTTGCCCAAACGGAAAAAATGTCAGTGGTAGCAGAAGTTTACCAAACTGATATTAATCGAGTCAAGATTGGGCAGAAAGCCAGGATTATGAGTCCTACATTATCAGAGAAATTGGAAGGTAATGTAATTCAAATTGGTTTACAGGTCAACCGTCAAAATGTATTTAGTAATCAACCAGGTGAAAATCTAGACAGTCGAGTGGTTGAGGTGAAAATTCGACTCACTCCCGAGGATAGCAAAAAGGTTGCTGGACTAACTAATTTACAAGTGCAAACGGCAATTGAATTGTAA
- a CDS encoding universal stress protein, producing MLHKILVALENPDQSQNIFEQALFLAQVSSSEIMLLHVLSPLEDPYLNPIFLQPETIYPSLYGETMNKYMQAWDEHKQERLKWIQSLMETAIGRGVKAEMLQTVGDPGRVICEQAISWSADLIIVGRRGRRGISEVVLGSVSNYVLHHAPCSVLTIQGAIPG from the coding sequence ATGTTGCATAAAATTTTAGTTGCTTTAGAAAATCCGGATCAAAGCCAAAATATATTTGAGCAAGCTCTATTTTTGGCTCAAGTGAGCAGTTCTGAAATCATGCTACTTCATGTTCTGTCTCCCCTAGAAGATCCCTACCTCAACCCCATATTTCTTCAACCGGAAACCATCTACCCCTCCCTGTATGGAGAAACTATGAACAAGTATATGCAGGCCTGGGATGAACATAAGCAAGAACGACTCAAATGGATCCAATCCCTCATGGAAACTGCCATTGGTAGGGGGGTAAAGGCTGAAATGCTCCAAACCGTCGGGGATCCAGGTCGTGTCATCTGTGAACAAGCCATAAGCTGGTCTGCTGACCTAATTATTGTGGGACGCAGGGGAAGAAGGGGAATCAGTGAGGTGGTTTTGGGTAGTGTGAGCAACTATGTTCTACATCATGCTCCCTGCTCAGTCCTCACTATCCAAGGTGCAATTCCTGGTTGA
- a CDS encoding LabA-like NYN domain-containing protein translates to MSFANNKKTNEYKELKEKPHWQGTTVTPATKTTTRARDTKSQETAQGADMSDDLNRGRVAIFIDGLNLFHAALQIGIEIDYVKLLCRLTQTSRLLRAFFYTGVDTSKEKQQGFLLWMRRNGYRVVTKDIIALTESGKKPNLNVEIAVDMITLAPYYDTAVLVSGDGDLAYAVNAVTSLGSRVEVIGLQTMTSDSLIDVADYFIDFDSIKQYIQKDSQFGYNYRSSPTSHL, encoded by the coding sequence ATGAGTTTCGCAAATAACAAAAAAACAAACGAATATAAGGAATTAAAAGAAAAACCACATTGGCAAGGGACAACGGTCACACCAGCTACAAAAACTACCACCAGAGCTAGGGATACTAAATCCCAGGAAACAGCTCAGGGAGCAGACATGAGTGATGATCTCAATCGTGGTAGGGTGGCTATTTTTATCGACGGTCTCAATCTATTTCATGCTGCTCTTCAAATAGGCATTGAAATAGACTATGTTAAATTATTGTGTCGTTTAACTCAAACTTCTAGACTATTAAGAGCTTTTTTCTACACTGGGGTTGATACTAGCAAGGAGAAACAACAGGGGTTTTTATTGTGGATGCGTCGCAATGGTTATCGAGTAGTAACCAAGGATATAATTGCACTTACGGAAAGTGGTAAAAAACCCAATCTCAATGTGGAAATTGCTGTGGATATGATTACCTTAGCTCCTTATTATGATACGGCTGTACTAGTTAGTGGGGATGGGGATCTAGCCTACGCTGTTAATGCTGTCACCAGTTTAGGATCGCGGGTAGAAGTTATAGGTCTGCAAACTATGACTAGCGATAGTCTCATTGATGTGGCAGATTATTTTATTGATTTTGATAGCATTAAACAATACATCCAGAAAGACTCCCAATTTGGTTACAATTATCGTTCTTCGCCCACTTCTCATCTTTGA
- a CDS encoding phosphoribosyltransferase — MLMKFHNRIQAGKMLGESLIDYANHENLLVLALPRGGVPVGWEIAKAVNAPLDVCIVRKIGVPGQKELAMGAIGAGGVRVFNHDIIATLGIDRDVIEKVVSQELEELKRREQTYRGNAPPIKVENKTVILVDDGIATGATIRAAIAVLKQQKPSKIVVAIPVASASTYRELESEVDEVVCLQTPEFFSAIGLWYEDFSQTSDQEVCEILGYYI, encoded by the coding sequence ATGCTGATGAAATTTCATAATCGTATTCAAGCTGGAAAGATGTTAGGGGAAAGTCTAATAGATTACGCCAACCACGAAAATCTACTAGTATTAGCACTACCCCGTGGTGGTGTGCCCGTAGGTTGGGAAATTGCCAAAGCTGTGAATGCTCCCCTAGATGTTTGTATCGTCAGAAAGATTGGTGTGCCCGGACAAAAAGAATTAGCTATGGGTGCTATTGGTGCTGGGGGGGTTAGGGTATTCAATCATGATATAATTGCTACCTTGGGGATAGATAGAGATGTGATTGAAAAGGTTGTGTCTCAGGAGTTGGAAGAGCTAAAGCGACGGGAACAAACCTATCGAGGAAATGCTCCACCAATTAAGGTTGAAAACAAAACAGTCATTTTAGTAGATGATGGTATTGCTACCGGTGCGACTATAAGAGCAGCTATTGCTGTTCTCAAACAGCAAAAGCCCAGCAAAATTGTGGTAGCAATTCCTGTAGCATCAGCAAGTACCTATAGGGAATTGGAGTCGGAGGTAGATGAGGTAGTGTGTTTACAGACTCCTGAGTTTTTTTCAGCAATTGGATTGTGGTATGAGGATTTTTCTCAAACTAGTGACCAGGAAGTTTGTGAAATTTTAGGCTATTATATTTAG
- a CDS encoding HhoA/HhoB/HtrA family serine endopeptidase: MSKGKQQADNTLTINSNNSLWKYWKQGLTSLSLILLGSGITVTGSYLTNNQEALTKSASKLGVESVHAAPLPGNMDSNFVTEVVRKVGPSVVRINSSRTVRTQAPDEFEDLRRFFGSRIPRRENRVERGAGSGFIISNDGRILTNAHVVEGADRVSVTLKDGRTFEGRVLGADQLTDVAVVKIEAKNLPAVTLGNSEQLQPGQWAIAIGNPLGLDNTVTTGIISATGRSSNQVGVPDKRVEFIQTDAAINPGNSGGPLLNARGEVIGINTAIIQGAQGLGFSIPINTAQRISNQIITTGKAQHPYLGIQMVSITPDLRQRINSDPNSGLTVSENQGVLIIRVVPNSPAAKAGIRIGDVIVRLNGEVITDSSAVQKAVEVAQVGGNLRLDLRRNGQTINIAVKPGIFPTGMQ, from the coding sequence ATGTCTAAGGGAAAACAACAAGCAGATAATACTTTAACTATAAACAGCAATAATTCACTCTGGAAATATTGGAAACAAGGGTTGACCTCCCTATCCCTAATATTATTAGGTTCGGGGATTACTGTTACAGGTAGTTATCTAACAAATAACCAGGAAGCTTTGACCAAGAGTGCATCCAAACTTGGGGTGGAGAGTGTTCACGCTGCACCACTACCAGGAAATATGGACAGTAATTTTGTGACTGAGGTGGTTCGGAAGGTTGGTCCCTCCGTAGTCAGAATTAACTCTTCTCGCACGGTGAGAACTCAAGCACCAGACGAATTTGAGGATCTACGACGCTTTTTCGGTTCTAGAATACCACGCAGGGAAAATAGGGTAGAACGGGGCGCTGGTTCAGGTTTTATCATTAGTAATGATGGTCGTATTCTCACTAATGCTCATGTGGTAGAGGGTGCAGATAGGGTAAGTGTCACCCTCAAAGATGGAAGAACCTTTGAAGGTAGGGTATTAGGAGCAGACCAACTCACGGATGTGGCGGTGGTGAAGATTGAGGCTAAAAATCTACCAGCAGTTACCCTAGGTAACTCGGAACAGTTACAACCAGGACAATGGGCGATCGCCATTGGTAATCCCTTAGGACTAGATAATACAGTAACAACAGGTATTATTAGTGCCACTGGTAGATCCAGTAATCAAGTGGGGGTTCCCGATAAGCGGGTCGAATTTATTCAAACTGATGCTGCAATTAATCCAGGTAATTCCGGTGGTCCATTGCTAAATGCCCGAGGAGAAGTGATTGGTATAAACACGGCTATTATTCAGGGTGCACAAGGATTAGGATTTTCAATTCCCATTAATACGGCACAACGTATTTCTAATCAAATAATAACCACGGGTAAAGCTCAACATCCCTATTTAGGAATTCAGATGGTTTCCATCACCCCAGATTTAAGACAAAGAATCAATTCCGATCCTAATAGCGGGTTGACCGTGAGTGAAAATCAGGGAGTATTAATCATTAGGGTTGTTCCCAATTCACCTGCAGCGAAAGCTGGAATACGCATTGGAGATGTTATTGTTAGGCTAAATGGTGAAGTGATCACCGACAGCTCTGCTGTACAGAAAGCTGTAGAAGTGGCCCAAGTGGGAGGAAATTTACGTCTGGACTTGCGTCGTAATGGACAAACTATTAATATTGCGGTCAAACCGGGAATTTTTCCCACTGGCATGCAATAG
- a CDS encoding response regulator, with the protein MKRRILVVDNEQYIQEVAKICLETVAGWEVLTASSGKEGILQAENHQPDAILLDVMMPDMDGLSAFKKLQANPATQTIPVILLTAKIQAADRRRYSQLGIKSAIAKPFNPLELAHQVAAELDWNLECNKTK; encoded by the coding sequence ATGAAAAGGCGCATCTTAGTGGTTGATAATGAGCAGTATATTCAAGAAGTGGCTAAGATTTGTTTAGAAACCGTTGCAGGTTGGGAGGTGCTAACAGCTAGTTCGGGTAAGGAGGGAATCTTGCAAGCTGAGAATCATCAACCAGATGCAATTCTATTAGATGTGATGATGCCTGATATGGACGGATTATCTGCTTTTAAAAAATTACAAGCCAATCCAGCAACCCAAACAATTCCGGTCATTTTGTTAACCGCAAAAATCCAAGCTGCTGATCGTCGTCGTTATTCCCAGTTAGGTATTAAAAGTGCGATCGCTAAACCCTTTAATCCTTTAGAATTAGCTCACCAAGTTGCAGCGGAGTTAGACTGGAATTTGGAATGTAACAAGACTAAATGA
- a CDS encoding Uma2 family endonuclease, with protein sequence MIANRNTYITSESYLKLEEHSQVKHEYIDGNIYAMAGALDVHVTIALNLASILRNHLRGSGCRVYITDMKARIESLNRFYYPDIMVTCDSRDQETAAYKRFPCLIIEVLSDSTELFDRGDKFADYQTLPTLQEYILISSKKPRVECFRRNDQGLWTLQYYTGEETSFFFPTIQFQAKMTELYEDVNFQ encoded by the coding sequence ATGATTGCTAATCGTAACACTTATATTACTTCAGAATCATATCTAAAACTAGAAGAACATAGTCAGGTTAAACATGAGTATATTGATGGAAACATTTACGCCATGGCGGGTGCCCTAGATGTTCATGTTACCATTGCTCTTAATCTTGCATCTATTCTTCGAAATCATCTTAGGGGTTCTGGTTGTCGAGTATATATTACGGATATGAAAGCTAGAATCGAATCGTTAAACAGATTTTACTATCCTGATATTATGGTGACTTGCGATTCTCGTGACCAAGAAACAGCAGCTTATAAAAGATTCCCATGTTTAATTATTGAAGTTTTATCTGACTCTACGGAATTATTTGATAGAGGTGACAAATTTGCTGACTATCAAACTTTACCCACTTTACAAGAATACATTTTAATTAGTTCTAAAAAACCGCGAGTTGAGTGTTTCCGCAGGAATGATCAAGGACTTTGGACTTTACAATACTATACAGGTGAAGAAACATCATTTTTCTTCCCCACTATTCAATTCCAGGCAAAAATGACTGAACTTTATGAAGATGTCAACTTTCAGTAA
- a CDS encoding response regulator, with the protein MKILVVEDDELIAYTLTNFLTEQNYAVELANDGKTAWDLVETYEYDLILLDIVLPKLDGISLCKKIRSSGRRVPILLLTGRDSSHDKAIGLDAGADDYVVKPCDEEELVARVRALLRRGGVNSQPVLEWRGLRLDPSSCEVTYQQDQLSLTPKEYALLELLMRNNRRVFSCGMILDHLWSYEDTPGEDAVRTHIKGLRMKLKAVGAPHDLVETVYGIGYRLKPQENDHNHHEELKESRSNHELNHQSKNERTIEKLEEIWQRFRGRIEEQISLIETAAQNIARTQGTFNLELLIRATREAHTLAGSLGTFGLPYASELAKKIENFFQSSANLTVAEMINVQPKLQSWVKSLRREIDKKNQQITAPDNSQKQPELFPERNIDNEITPTVNKTKILVVDDDLKTLDLLQLLLTPWGLEIITLNHPGKFWETWEKIQPDMLILDIEMPSMSGIELCKMIRNHDQGREVPILFLTVHSDAEIVNQVFSVGADDFVNKPIIVSELVNRILNRLERVRLLKIMECNRYEKTNQINENNKFIVETYHNLVEVYPEAILIVSQDDLVFVNSAAVRLLRVNSVEELLGKKFLEFVHPQHREEIEENLKSLKTSQTLIPLHEVKFLQADGKIIYVEMVGAFLNYQNQPAAQIVARDITRRKQTELALHKTKDELELRVNERTAELINVNRQLQSQLDEQKRTQDALRISENRFEAILSIADDAIISIDSNQQITLFNQGAEKIFGYSAGEVLGQKLDLLLPTRFAQEHRNHVYKFGKSSAHARRMGERQEIFGCRKDGSEFPAEASISKLDLGQESVYTVILRDITERKQVEKMKDEFVSVVSHELRTPLTSIHGSLGMLTSGLLSSTSEQGKRLLQIATDSTERLVRLINDILDIERIESGKVKMERENCDLRDLINSAINIMQPLADKAGVTLSIHNSNSSSIQLWADPDRIIQTLTNLFSNAIKFSEPGSTVYLMTELQKDQVLVTVQDTGRGIPEDKLESIFERFQQVDSSDSRNHDGTGLGLAICKSIVQQHGGKIWVKSILDEGSSFYFTLPILTVYDRANLQGLVTDQSDYETSLITDANSPLVLVCDDDPITRQELENLLLQGGYRVLTVASGDQAIAQAVIQHPDVILLDLVMPGMNGWETMAGLKKCSDTKDIPIVICSVYKSSQNNSNYQQDANYKGVKFADWLSKPVEETDLFNSLRKVVFEPSRKLKILIIEDDHDLADLLATLFGRHDIETFIAKTGREAIHLSQKVNPDLLILDLILPEADGFTVVDWLKQHDQLFSVPVVVYSAKDLDDSERHRLKLGHTEFFTKGRVTTQEFEQRVMDLLQRITTKQ; encoded by the coding sequence ATGAAGATTTTAGTAGTTGAGGATGATGAACTAATTGCATATACCCTGACTAATTTTCTCACAGAACAGAATTATGCTGTAGAATTAGCAAATGATGGTAAGACTGCTTGGGATTTAGTAGAAACTTATGAGTATGACCTGATACTACTAGACATTGTTTTACCAAAACTCGATGGAATTAGCTTATGTAAAAAAATTCGTTCTAGTGGTCGGCGAGTGCCAATTTTATTATTGACAGGGCGTGATAGTTCTCACGATAAAGCTATTGGTTTAGATGCTGGTGCGGATGATTATGTAGTCAAACCCTGTGATGAAGAAGAATTGGTAGCTCGTGTAAGAGCATTATTAAGACGTGGCGGTGTTAATTCCCAGCCTGTATTAGAGTGGAGAGGTTTGCGATTAGACCCTAGTAGTTGTGAAGTTACATATCAACAAGACCAACTTTCACTCACCCCAAAAGAATATGCTCTACTAGAACTTCTGATGCGAAATAATCGTCGAGTATTTAGCTGTGGAATGATTTTAGATCATCTTTGGTCTTATGAAGACACACCGGGGGAAGACGCTGTGCGGACTCATATTAAGGGTTTAAGAATGAAGTTAAAAGCAGTGGGCGCACCTCATGATTTAGTAGAAACAGTTTATGGTATTGGATATCGTCTAAAGCCACAAGAAAATGACCATAATCACCATGAGGAACTAAAAGAAAGTAGATCCAACCATGAATTAAATCATCAATCAAAAAATGAGCGGACAATTGAGAAACTTGAAGAAATTTGGCAACGATTTCGCGGTAGGATAGAAGAGCAAATTTCCCTTATAGAAACAGCTGCACAAAATATTGCCCGTACCCAAGGAACTTTTAATTTAGAGCTATTAATACGAGCAACTAGAGAAGCACACACTTTAGCAGGTTCTCTGGGTACATTTGGCTTACCTTATGCTTCAGAATTGGCAAAAAAAATTGAGAATTTCTTCCAATCTTCTGCTAATTTAACAGTAGCAGAAATGATTAATGTACAACCTAAATTACAAAGTTGGGTCAAATCACTAAGGCGAGAAATTGATAAGAAAAATCAGCAAATTACCGCTCCTGATAATAGTCAAAAACAACCGGAATTATTCCCTGAAAGAAACATCGATAATGAAATCACACCAACAGTGAACAAAACTAAAATATTAGTGGTAGATGATGATTTAAAAACTTTAGATTTATTACAGTTACTGTTGACTCCTTGGGGACTAGAAATAATTACCCTTAATCATCCTGGAAAGTTTTGGGAAACTTGGGAAAAAATTCAGCCTGACATGTTAATATTAGACATTGAAATGCCTAGTATGAGCGGTATTGAATTATGTAAAATGATTCGCAATCATGATCAAGGTAGGGAAGTACCGATTTTGTTTTTGACAGTTCATAGCGATGCAGAAATTGTCAATCAGGTATTTAGTGTAGGAGCTGATGATTTTGTTAATAAACCAATTATTGTGTCCGAGCTAGTCAATCGTATTCTGAATCGCTTGGAAAGAGTGAGATTGCTGAAAATTATGGAGTGTAATCGATATGAAAAGACCAATCAAATTAACGAGAATAACAAATTTATTGTTGAAACCTATCATAACTTAGTAGAAGTTTATCCAGAGGCAATTCTCATTGTTAGTCAAGATGACTTAGTTTTCGTTAACAGTGCTGCAGTGAGACTACTGCGAGTTAATTCAGTAGAGGAACTATTAGGTAAGAAATTTCTAGAATTTGTCCATCCACAACACAGGGAAGAAATTGAAGAAAATCTCAAATCTCTGAAAACAAGTCAAACATTGATTCCCTTGCATGAAGTTAAATTTTTACAAGCGGATGGGAAAATAATTTACGTAGAAATGGTTGGTGCATTTCTCAACTACCAAAATCAACCAGCAGCACAAATTGTCGCCCGTGATATTACCAGACGTAAGCAGACAGAATTAGCATTGCACAAAACTAAAGATGAACTAGAACTGAGGGTTAATGAACGTACAGCTGAGTTAATTAATGTCAATCGCCAATTGCAATCACAACTGGATGAACAAAAACGTACTCAAGACGCTTTGAGGATTTCAGAAAATCGGTTTGAAGCCATTTTAAGTATTGCCGATGATGCAATTATTTCCATTGATAGTAATCAACAGATTACCTTATTTAATCAAGGTGCAGAAAAAATTTTTGGTTATTCTGCTGGGGAAGTTTTAGGACAAAAACTAGATTTATTATTACCCACACGCTTTGCTCAGGAACATCGTAATCACGTATATAAATTTGGCAAATCTTCTGCTCATGCTCGCAGAATGGGAGAAAGACAAGAAATATTTGGTTGTCGTAAAGATGGGTCAGAATTTCCTGCAGAAGCTTCAATTTCTAAATTAGATCTTGGTCAAGAATCTGTGTACACCGTCATCTTGCGAGATATAACTGAGCGCAAGCAAGTGGAAAAAATGAAGGATGAATTTGTCTCTGTTGTTAGTCATGAGTTGCGGACTCCTTTAACATCCATTCATGGTTCTTTAGGAATGTTGACCAGTGGGTTACTCTCTAGTACTTCAGAACAAGGTAAACGTTTGCTGCAAATTGCCACCGATAGTACGGAGCGATTAGTTAGATTAATTAATGATATTCTGGATATTGAACGCATTGAGTCGGGTAAGGTCAAAATGGAACGGGAAAATTGTGATTTGCGAGATTTGATCAACTCAGCTATCAATATCATGCAACCTTTAGCGGATAAAGCAGGTGTGACTTTATCTATTCATAACTCTAATAGTTCATCTATTCAATTATGGGCAGATCCAGATCGGATAATTCAAACTTTAACTAATTTATTCAGTAATGCCATTAAGTTTTCAGAACCAGGATCCACGGTTTATTTGATGACCGAATTACAAAAAGACCAGGTGTTGGTAACTGTGCAAGATACTGGAAGAGGTATACCAGAAGATAAATTAGAGAGTATTTTTGAGCGGTTTCAACAGGTGGACTCTTCTGATTCTCGCAATCATGATGGTACTGGCTTGGGTCTGGCAATTTGTAAGAGTATTGTTCAGCAACATGGTGGCAAGATTTGGGTCAAAAGTATCTTGGACGAAGGTAGCAGTTTTTATTTTACTTTGCCAATTTTAACTGTTTATGATAGAGCTAATTTACAGGGGTTGGTCACCGATCAATCAGACTATGAAACATCCCTAATTACTGATGCTAATTCTCCTTTAGTGTTGGTTTGTGATGATGATCCAATCACTCGCCAGGAATTAGAAAATCTCCTACTACAAGGGGGATATCGGGTACTTACAGTAGCTAGTGGTGACCAGGCGATCGCTCAAGCAGTTATTCAACATCCAGATGTGATTTTACTAGATTTAGTTATGCCAGGAATGAATGGTTGGGAAACCATGGCTGGATTGAAAAAGTGTTCGGACACTAAAGATATACCAATTGTCATTTGTAGTGTTTATAAATCGAGTCAAAATAATTCCAACTATCAACAAGATGCCAATTATAAAGGTGTCAAGTTTGCTGATTGGTTAAGTAAACCAGTGGAAGAAACTGACCTGTTCAACTCTTTAAGGAAAGTTGTATTTGAACCCTCAAGAAAGCTGAAGATATTAATTATTGAAGATGATCATGACCTCGCAGATCTTTTGGCAACCTTGTTCGGTAGACATGACATTGAAACCTTCATTGCCAAAACTGGTAGGGAAGCAATTCATCTGAGTCAAAAGGTTAATCCTGACCTACTAATTCTGGATTTGATCCTCCCGGAAGCTGATGGTTTTACGGTTGTTGATTGGTTGAAACAACATGATCAACTGTTTAGTGTCCCCGTGGTTGTCTATTCTGCAAAAGACCTGGACGATTCAGAACGTCATCGGTTAAAATTGGGACATACGGAGTTTTTTACCAAGGGGAGGGTCACCACTCAGGAGTTTGAGCAAAGAGTTATGGACCTGTTACAGAGAATTACAACTAAGCAATAA
- a CDS encoding Uma2 family endonuclease, translating to MIANPNTYITPEAYLKLEENSQVKHEYINGNIYVMAGALDVHVTIAGNIFILLRNHLRGSGCRVYITDMKARIESLNRFYYPDIMVTCDSRDQETAAYKRFPCLIIEVLSDSTELFDRGDKFADYQTLPTLQEYILISSKKPRVECFRRNDQGLWTLQYYTGEETSFSFPTIQFQAKMTELYEDVNFH from the coding sequence ATGATTGCTAATCCTAACACTTATATTACTCCAGAAGCATATCTAAAACTAGAAGAAAATAGTCAGGTTAAACATGAGTATATTAATGGAAATATTTACGTTATGGCCGGTGCCCTGGATGTTCATGTAACCATAGCTGGAAATATATTCATTCTGCTGCGTAATCATCTTAGGGGTTCTGGTTGTCGAGTATATATTACGGATATGAAAGCTAGAATCGAATCGTTAAACAGATTTTACTATCCTGATATTATGGTGACTTGCGATTCTCGTGACCAAGAAACAGCAGCTTATAAAAGATTCCCATGTTTAATTATTGAAGTTTTATCTGACTCTACTGAATTATTTGATAGAGGTGACAAATTTGCTGACTATCAAACTTTACCCACTTTACAAGAATACATTTTAATTAGTTCTAAAAAACCGCGAGTTGAGTGTTTCCGCAGGAATGATCAAGGACTTTGGACTTTACAATACTATACAGGTGAAGAAACATCATTTTCCTTCCCCACTATTCAATTCCAGGCAAAAATGACTGAACTTTATGAAGATGTCAACTTTCATTAA